TTGTGGCAGGTCCATTTGGAAACCTGCGAGGATGACATCCACCCTCCTGCCGAGTTAAATTCTAAATCCTAAGCACCAAATTACAAATAAATTCTAAGCACCAAGCACCAAATTCTAAATAAATTCAAATGCTCAAATTTTCAATTTGAATTTTGAGTTTGGTATTTGTTTAGTATTTAGATATTAGGATTTAGAGTTTTATCCTTTCAGGTTATAGTATGCTTCTTTGCCCGCATATCTGGCCTTTGAGCCTAGCTCGTTCTCTATTCTTAAAAGCCGGTTATATTTGGCGGTGCGCTCGGCTCTGCAGGGCGCGCCCGTTTTTATTTGACCCGTGGAAAGCCCGGCGCACAGGTCGGCAATGGTGACGTCCTCGGTCTCGCCGCTGCGGTGGCTGACAACGGCCGTCCAGCCTGCCTGGCGCGCCATTTCGATAGCGGCGATGGTCTCGGTAAGCGTGCCTATCTGGTTGAGCTTGATGAGGATGGAATTGGAGGCTTTCTGCTCGATGCCCGTCTTGAGGCGCTTGATATTGGTGACGTACAGGTCATCGCCCACAAGCTGCACCTTGTCCCCGACAGCTGCGGTCAGCAATTTCCATCCCTCCCAGTCGTCCTCGGCCATGCCGTCCTCGATGCTGATGATGGGATATTGCTGCGTCCATTTGACATAATAGTCCACCATCTCCTGGCGGCTGAGCCTGACGCCCTCGCGTACCAGTATATACTGCCCGTCCACATAGAACTCGCTGGAGGCGGGGTCGAGGGCGATGAAGCAGTCGATACCCGGTTTGTAGCCGGCCTTTTCCATGGCGGAGATGATGAGGTCGAGGGCTTCTTTATTGGATGAAAGAGACGGCGCGAAGCCCCCCTCGTCGCCCACGTTGGTGTTGAACTTTTTGCTCTTGATGATGGATTTGAGAGCCTGATATATCTCCGCCGCCATGCGCAGGGCTTCAGAAAAGCTCCTGGCTCCGGCGGGTGCTATCATGAACTCCTGGAAATCGGTGGAATCAGAGGCATGCTTGCCGCCGTTGAGAATATTCAACAGGGGAACGGGCAGCAGGTAATTCCCTTTTGCTCCCAGATAGCTGTAAAGGGGTTTATAGGCTGAGGCGGCCGCGGCGTGGGCCACGGCCAGCGATACCCCAAGTATGGCGTTGGCGCCGAGCTTCGATTTATTCTCGGTGCTGTCCAGGTCTATCATTTTGCGGTCGATTTTTTCCTGGTCAGCGGGATTCATTCCCTTAAGCGCGGGTGCGATTATGTTATTGACGTTAGATATGGCTTTGAGTACTCCTAAACTGTTGAAGCGTGATTTATCGCCGTCCCTGAGCTCTACGGCCTCGTATTTGCCGGTGCTGGCCCCCGAAGGCACGGCGGCCTCGCCTGTGGCCCCTGAGGCAAGTTCAACTCTCACGGAAACTGTCGGATTGCCGCGAGAATCCAGGATTTCCCAGGCTTGAATATGCTTGATTTTGTCCATCAGACCTCACCAATAAGTTCTAATGCTTTTTCAACGGCCTCAGCCGGTGTTTCGGCCTCTATGATGGGGCTTTTGTCCTTGCCTTTGCGCGAGATGCCCCAGGTTTCCAGCCCGATGACAGGCAGCCCGCTCTGCAGCGCGTGGCCTATCTCCGAGAGTGTGCCGTAGCTGCCGCCGATGGCTATCACCGCCTGCGCCGACCTGACCACGGCCACGTTGCGCGCGTAGCCGATGCCGGTGACGATGGGTATTTTGACGTATTCGTTGGCGGAGAGGCGGTTGTCTCCGGGGAGTATGCCGATGGTTATGCCGCCCTCCTGGCTGGCGCCTTTGCAGGCCGCTTCCATGACCCCGCCCAGGCCTCCGCATACCAGGACTGCTTTTTCCTTTGCAATCTCGCGCCCGACGAGCTCGGCGGTTTTAAGCTCGGCAGCCGAGGCCTGCGAACCACCTATAACGGCGATGAATTTTTGTTTGGTCATGGCTAAATCCTTGCGGCAATGAGATTATAACACCCGATATGAATGATAGCAAAGGGGCTGACAGTGATTAAGAATTAAATACTAAGCACTAAATTCCAAATACTAAATAAGCACCAATTTCCAAAATTCAAAATGGTTTAGGGTTTTGTTCTTTGGATTTGTTTAGTATTTAGATATTAGTATTTAGAATTTCATTTCGTCAGATGAGCATGACCACCAGCCCGCTCACCACCAGAAGCGTTGCCCCGACCCGCATGAGTATCACCCGGCGGCTCGCGGGTTCCTGCGGCAGGAAGCGGGGAACAAAGCGCCCGGCCAAAGCAGCGAAAGCGAAGATAAAAAGCGGTTTGCTGTTGAATACGGTCGAAACCAGCGCCACCGGCCCCAGCTTGACCGCCCAGAAAGCCAGCACGGTGGCCACCATGGCGACGGCCTGGTTGGCCAGGGCTATTCCGATGGTGAAATTACGCTGCCTGAGAAATGCCAGTTCGCGCAGCACGCTGCGGCGCACGCAGACTAACAAAAACAACACGGACGAGATAAGAAAGATAAGCGTGGCGCTATTCCAGTAGGACATGTATCCCAGGGCGTACTTGTTGGTCACGTTACTGACGGCAACCAGGACGCTGGCCGTCATCAGCATGACAAAAGGCCGCAAGTGGAAGCGCGCCTCGCCGCTCACATCCGTTTTGAACGAAATAAGTACGGCCCCCGTTACCACGGCGGCGATAGCCAGCCACTGCTGCCAGGCGAGTCCTTCATCGAGAAAAAGTACCGCCAGGAAGGCTACGAACACCGGAGATGTGCTGATTAAAGGCGATATGCGGGACACGTGCTCGCTTTTCATGGCCTGCAGGACGAGCACTATGGACAGCGAGCTGGCGCTAGTGGAAGCAAATATGGCCGCCAGGGGCGCGAGGCCCAGTCCGGTGGGTAAGGGAATGGCGATTAACATGACGATGCTCACCGGCAACGAAAAAAGGACGCAAATGAGTATATGAGCCCGCATACCGGGCATGCGCTGCGACATGAAATAGCTGTCTAGCATGTTGACCAGCGCCGAGATTACAGTGCTCGAAAGAGCCAGGAGAACCCAACCTGAAGACACGTCAAATCATTCCTTCCCAAAAATCCCATGCTGGAAGCCCGATGAGGCGGGCTGAAGCATCTGGCGGGGTGGGCTCGCCTCCCCGGATTCTTCGGCCATCCATTATGGCCTCCAGAATGGTTCATCCAATGAGGAGGATGCGCTATCCACGCAGCAGACAAAGAATGACGTGAACTCAGTCGAAGTCACAGGCCAGGATGCTCTACGGGTGCGTCTTTAGATTTCTCCGGTTTGTCTGCTTTCGGCGCGTTGGTCTTGTTGAACCTGTTCATGGCGGTCTCCAGCCCATCGCGGATGAGAGTCATGATGGCCTGGTCCGCCTCTGCAATAACTTTCTTAATAACCTCCGCCTCGTCTCCGCTGAAATCGCCCAGTACGTAACCCACCACGTGTCCTGGCTCCT
The genomic region above belongs to Dehalococcoidia bacterium and contains:
- a CDS encoding DMT family transporter; translated protein: MSSGWVLLALSSTVISALVNMLDSYFMSQRMPGMRAHILICVLFSLPVSIVMLIAIPLPTGLGLAPLAAIFASTSASSLSIVLVLQAMKSEHVSRISPLISTSPVFVAFLAVLFLDEGLAWQQWLAIAAVVTGAVLISFKTDVSGEARFHLRPFVMLMTASVLVAVSNVTNKYALGYMSYWNSATLIFLISSVLFLLVCVRRSVLRELAFLRQRNFTIGIALANQAVAMVATVLAFWAVKLGPVALVSTVFNSKPLFIFAFAALAGRFVPRFLPQEPASRRVILMRVGATLLVVSGLVVMLI
- a CDS encoding TIGR00725 family protein, with translation MTKQKFIAVIGGSQASAAELKTAELVGREIAKEKAVLVCGGLGGVMEAACKGASQEGGITIGILPGDNRLSANEYVKIPIVTGIGYARNVAVVRSAQAVIAIGGSYGTLSEIGHALQSGLPVIGLETWGISRKGKDKSPIIEAETPAEAVEKALELIGEV
- a CDS encoding phosphopyruvate hydratase, whose product is MDKIKHIQAWEILDSRGNPTVSVRVELASGATGEAAVPSGASTGKYEAVELRDGDKSRFNSLGVLKAISNVNNIIAPALKGMNPADQEKIDRKMIDLDSTENKSKLGANAILGVSLAVAHAAAASAYKPLYSYLGAKGNYLLPVPLLNILNGGKHASDSTDFQEFMIAPAGARSFSEALRMAAEIYQALKSIIKSKKFNTNVGDEGGFAPSLSSNKEALDLIISAMEKAGYKPGIDCFIALDPASSEFYVDGQYILVREGVRLSRQEMVDYYVKWTQQYPIISIEDGMAEDDWEGWKLLTAAVGDKVQLVGDDLYVTNIKRLKTGIEQKASNSILIKLNQIGTLTETIAAIEMARQAGWTAVVSHRSGETEDVTIADLCAGLSTGQIKTGAPCRAERTAKYNRLLRIENELGSKARYAGKEAYYNLKG